Proteins encoded by one window of Vidua chalybeata isolate OUT-0048 chromosome 10, bVidCha1 merged haplotype, whole genome shotgun sequence:
- the CUL3 gene encoding cullin-3 isoform X2, whose translation MSNLSKGTGSRKDTKMRIRAFPMTMDEKYVNSIWDLLKNAIQEIQRKNNSGLSFEELYRNAYTMVLHKHGEKLYTGLREVVTEHLINKVREDVLNSLNNNFLQTLNQAWNDHQTAMVMIRDILMYMDRVYVQQNNVENVYNLGLIIFRDQVVRYGCIRDHLRQTLLDMIARERKGEVVDRGAIRNACQMLMILGLEGRSVYEEDFEAPFLEMSAEFFQMESQKFLAENSASVYIKKVEARINEEIERVMHCLDKSTEEPIVKVVERELISKHMKTIVEMENSGLVHMLKNGKTEDLACMYKLFSRVPNGLKTMCECMSSYLREQGKALVSEEGEGKNPVDYIQGLLDLKSRFDRFLQESFNNDRLFKQTIAGDFEYFLNLNSRSPEYLSLFIDDKLKKGVKGLTEQEVETILDKAMVLFRFMQEKDVFERYYKQHLARRLLTNKSVSDDSEKNMISKLKTECGCQFTSKLEGMFRDMSISNTTMDEFRQHLQATGVSLGGVDLTVRVLTTGYWPTQSATPKCNIPPAPRHAFEIFRRFYLAKHSGRQLTLQHHMGSADLNATFYGPVKKEDGSEVGVGGAQVTGSNTRKHILQVSTFQMTILMLFNNREKYTFEEIQQETDIPERELVRALQSLACGKPTQRVLTKEPKSKEIENGHIFTVNDQFTSKLHRVKIQTGNTERKIKFKLNNKMKNVLLIDSEIGKLPHKLLYCSEMSDVFSP comes from the exons atgaCTATGGATGAGAAATATGTGAACAGCATTTGGGATCTTCTGAAAAATGCAATCCAAGAGATTCAGCGTAAGAACAATAGTGGTCTCAGTTTTGAGGAGCTGTATAGAAATGCTTATACAATGGTGTTGCATAAACATGGTGAAAAACTCTACACTGGACTAAGAGAAGTGGTCACTGAGCATCTAATAAACAAG gTGCGAGAAGATGTGTTAAACTCCTTGAATAACAACTTTCTACAAACACTAAACCAAGCCTGGAATGATCATCAAACAGCAATGGTGATGATTAGAGACATTCTGATGTACATG GACCGAGTGTATGTGCAACAGAACAACGTGGAGAATGTCTACAACTTGGGCCTGATAATTTTTCGAGATCAAGTTGTACGTTATGGCTGCATCAGGGATCATCTGAGGCAAACTCTGCTGGATATGATtgcaagagagaggaaaggagaagttGTAGACAG AGGCGCAATAAGAAATGCTTGCCAGATGTTAATGATTCTAGGTCTTGAAGGAAGGTCAGTCTATGAAGAAGACTTCGAGGCTCCATTTTTAGAGATGTCTGCAGAATTTTTTCAG ATGGAAAGTCAGAAATTTTTAGCTGAAAACAGTGCTTCTGTGTATATAAAGAAAGTAGAAGCTAGAATTAATGAAGAAATAGAGCGGGTGATGCATTGTCTGGATAAATCAACAGAAGAACCCATTGTGAAAGTTGTTGAGAGGGAGCTTATTTCCAAGCATATGAAAACTATAGTGGAAATGGAGAACTCTGGGCTAGTTCATATGCTGAAGAATGGGAAGACAGAAG ACCTTGCTTGCATGTACAAGTTGTTCAGCCGTGTGCCAAATGGTCTGAAGACAATGTGTGAGTGCATGAGCTCATACCTGAGAGAGCAAGGCAAAGCACTGGTTTctgaagagggagaaggaaagaatcCAGTTGACTACATTCAG GGTTTACTGGACTTGAAGAGTAGGTTTGATCGCTTCCTTCAAGAGTCTTTCAATAACGACCGGCTCTTCAAGCAGACAATTGCGGGTGACTTTGAGTACTTCCTCAACCTCAACTCCAGGTCTCCAGAGTACCTCTCATTATTTATTGACGATAAGCTGAAAAAGGGAGTCAAGGGA CTAACAGAGCAAGAAGTAGAAACTATATTGGATAAGGCAATGGTTTTATTCAGGTTTATGCAAGAGAAGGATGTTTTTGAACGCTATTACAAGCAGCACTTGGCAAGAAGACTTCTCACAAATAAAAGTGTTTCAGATGACTCTGAGAAAAATATGATCTCCAAATTAAAG aCTGAATGTGGATGTCAATTCACGTCGAAACTGGAAGGAATGTTCAGGGACATGAGCATCTCAAACACAACGATGGATGAATTCAGGCAACATCTTCAGGCGACAGGG GTCTCACTAGGAGGTGTTGATCTCACAGTGCGTGTCCTCACAACAGGTTACTGGCCTACCCAGTCAGCCACACCAAAGTGCAACATCCCTCCAGCTCCCAGAcatgcttttgaaatatttagaaG attttatttagcCAAACACAGTGGGCGACAGCTGACACTCCAGCATCACATGGGTTCTGCAGATCTCAATGCCACTTTCTATGGGCCTGTTAAAAAG gaaGATGGCTCAGAAGTTGGTGTAGGAGGTGCCCAAGTAACTGGCTCAAATACACGGAAGCACATATTGCAAGTCTCCACTTTCCAGATGACAATATTAATGCTATTtaacaacagagaaaaatacacGTTTGAG GAAATTCAGCAAGAAACTGATATCCCCGAAAGAGAACTGGTTAGAGCCCTACAGTCCCTTGCATGTGGCAAACCAACACAGCGTGTTCTCACAAAAGAGCCCAAGtcaaaagaaatagaaaatggtCATATATTTACAGTGAATGATCAGTTCACATCTAAACTACACAGAGTCAAGATTCAGACGG gaaatactgaaagaaaaataaaattcaaattaaataataaaatgaaaaatgtgctACTGATTGATTCAGAAATAGGAAAATTGCCTCATAAGTTGCTGTACTGCAGTGAAATGAGTGATGTTTTTAGCCCATGA
- the CUL3 gene encoding cullin-3 isoform X1, protein MSNLSKGTGSRKDTKMRIRAFPMTMDEKYVNSIWDLLKNAIQEIQRKNNSGLSFEELYRNAYTMVLHKHGEKLYTGLREVVTEHLINKVREDVLNSLNNNFLQTLNQAWNDHQTAMVMIRDILMYMDRVYVQQNNVENVYNLGLIIFRDQVVRYGCIRDHLRQTLLDMIARERKGEVVDRGAIRNACQMLMILGLEGRSVYEEDFEAPFLEMSAEFFQMESQKFLAENSASVYIKKVEARINEEIERVMHCLDKSTEEPIVKVVERELISKHMKTIVEMENSGLVHMLKNGKTEDLACMYKLFSRVPNGLKTMCECMSSYLREQGKALVSEEGEGKNPVDYIQGLLDLKSRFDRFLQESFNNDRLFKQTIAGDFEYFLNLNSRSPEYLSLFIDDKLKKGVKGLTEQEVETILDKAMVLFRFMQEKDVFERYYKQHLARRLLTNKSVSDDSEKNMISKLKTECGCQFTSKLEGMFRDMSISNTTMDEFRQHLQATGVSLGGVDLTVRVLTTGYWPTQSATPKCNIPPAPRHAFEIFRRFYLAKHSGRQLTLQHHMGSADLNATFYGPVKKEDGSEVGVGGAQVTGSNTRKHILQVSTFQMTILMLFNNREKYTFEEIQQETDIPERELVRALQSLACGKPTQRVLTKEPKSKEIENGHIFTVNDQFTSKLHRVKIQTVAAKQGESDPERKETRQKVDDDRKHEIEAAIVRIMKSRKKMQHNVLVAEVTQQLKARFLPSPVVIKKRIEGLIEREYLARTPEDRKVYTYVA, encoded by the exons atgaCTATGGATGAGAAATATGTGAACAGCATTTGGGATCTTCTGAAAAATGCAATCCAAGAGATTCAGCGTAAGAACAATAGTGGTCTCAGTTTTGAGGAGCTGTATAGAAATGCTTATACAATGGTGTTGCATAAACATGGTGAAAAACTCTACACTGGACTAAGAGAAGTGGTCACTGAGCATCTAATAAACAAG gTGCGAGAAGATGTGTTAAACTCCTTGAATAACAACTTTCTACAAACACTAAACCAAGCCTGGAATGATCATCAAACAGCAATGGTGATGATTAGAGACATTCTGATGTACATG GACCGAGTGTATGTGCAACAGAACAACGTGGAGAATGTCTACAACTTGGGCCTGATAATTTTTCGAGATCAAGTTGTACGTTATGGCTGCATCAGGGATCATCTGAGGCAAACTCTGCTGGATATGATtgcaagagagaggaaaggagaagttGTAGACAG AGGCGCAATAAGAAATGCTTGCCAGATGTTAATGATTCTAGGTCTTGAAGGAAGGTCAGTCTATGAAGAAGACTTCGAGGCTCCATTTTTAGAGATGTCTGCAGAATTTTTTCAG ATGGAAAGTCAGAAATTTTTAGCTGAAAACAGTGCTTCTGTGTATATAAAGAAAGTAGAAGCTAGAATTAATGAAGAAATAGAGCGGGTGATGCATTGTCTGGATAAATCAACAGAAGAACCCATTGTGAAAGTTGTTGAGAGGGAGCTTATTTCCAAGCATATGAAAACTATAGTGGAAATGGAGAACTCTGGGCTAGTTCATATGCTGAAGAATGGGAAGACAGAAG ACCTTGCTTGCATGTACAAGTTGTTCAGCCGTGTGCCAAATGGTCTGAAGACAATGTGTGAGTGCATGAGCTCATACCTGAGAGAGCAAGGCAAAGCACTGGTTTctgaagagggagaaggaaagaatcCAGTTGACTACATTCAG GGTTTACTGGACTTGAAGAGTAGGTTTGATCGCTTCCTTCAAGAGTCTTTCAATAACGACCGGCTCTTCAAGCAGACAATTGCGGGTGACTTTGAGTACTTCCTCAACCTCAACTCCAGGTCTCCAGAGTACCTCTCATTATTTATTGACGATAAGCTGAAAAAGGGAGTCAAGGGA CTAACAGAGCAAGAAGTAGAAACTATATTGGATAAGGCAATGGTTTTATTCAGGTTTATGCAAGAGAAGGATGTTTTTGAACGCTATTACAAGCAGCACTTGGCAAGAAGACTTCTCACAAATAAAAGTGTTTCAGATGACTCTGAGAAAAATATGATCTCCAAATTAAAG aCTGAATGTGGATGTCAATTCACGTCGAAACTGGAAGGAATGTTCAGGGACATGAGCATCTCAAACACAACGATGGATGAATTCAGGCAACATCTTCAGGCGACAGGG GTCTCACTAGGAGGTGTTGATCTCACAGTGCGTGTCCTCACAACAGGTTACTGGCCTACCCAGTCAGCCACACCAAAGTGCAACATCCCTCCAGCTCCCAGAcatgcttttgaaatatttagaaG attttatttagcCAAACACAGTGGGCGACAGCTGACACTCCAGCATCACATGGGTTCTGCAGATCTCAATGCCACTTTCTATGGGCCTGTTAAAAAG gaaGATGGCTCAGAAGTTGGTGTAGGAGGTGCCCAAGTAACTGGCTCAAATACACGGAAGCACATATTGCAAGTCTCCACTTTCCAGATGACAATATTAATGCTATTtaacaacagagaaaaatacacGTTTGAG GAAATTCAGCAAGAAACTGATATCCCCGAAAGAGAACTGGTTAGAGCCCTACAGTCCCTTGCATGTGGCAAACCAACACAGCGTGTTCTCACAAAAGAGCCCAAGtcaaaagaaatagaaaatggtCATATATTTACAGTGAATGATCAGTTCACATCTAAACTACACAGAGTCAAGATTCAGACGG TTGCTGCCAAACAAGGAGAATCTGATCCAGAACGGAAAGAAACAAGGCAGAAAGTAGATGATGACAGAAAACATGAGATAGAAGCTGCTATAGTTCGGATAATGAAATCTAGAAAGAAGATGCAACACAATGTGCTAGTAGCAGAG gTAACTCAGCAGCTGAAGGCCCGATTCTTACCAAGTCCAGTTGTTATTAAAAAACGTATTGAAGGACTTATTGAGAGAGAATATTTGGCACGAACACCTGAGGATCGCAAAGTATACACTTACGTAGCATAA